One Deltaproteobacteria bacterium PRO3 genomic region harbors:
- a CDS encoding alpha/beta hydrolase, with product MRSKDLTIHGIRQRLYSWGSPKRPKLFLLHGWLDTGAGFQFLAERLQDRFHCIAPDMRGYGKSGHARNPLGYFFHEYVADAHALFAKLSPKEPIRLLGHSLGGMVASVYAGSFPERVAQLLNVEGYLVPERPPQVAPGRVRDWIEGLGKKRFRTFPSLKAFAERLRQANPHLTEERALFLSKHLSKRTARGFTMAADPKHKLLEPYWLPLEAHYAFWGQIRARCLLVSAEKTEMAVRFGGADFWAAVREREARFPSGTETAQIPDCGHMVHHHRPEVLAEIVSKFLK from the coding sequence ATGCGATCTAAAGACTTGACGATTCACGGCATCCGGCAACGCCTCTACAGCTGGGGTTCCCCCAAACGCCCCAAGCTCTTCCTCCTGCACGGCTGGCTCGACACCGGCGCGGGCTTTCAATTCCTGGCCGAGCGCCTGCAAGACCGTTTCCATTGCATCGCCCCCGACATGCGCGGCTACGGCAAGAGCGGCCACGCGCGCAATCCCCTCGGCTATTTCTTCCACGAATACGTCGCCGACGCTCACGCCCTGTTCGCGAAGCTGAGCCCGAAAGAGCCGATCCGCCTTTTGGGCCATTCCCTGGGCGGCATGGTCGCTTCGGTTTACGCGGGCTCCTTCCCGGAGCGCGTGGCGCAACTCCTCAACGTCGAGGGCTACCTGGTCCCCGAGCGTCCCCCGCAGGTCGCGCCGGGCCGGGTGCGGGACTGGATCGAGGGCTTGGGGAAAAAGCGGTTCCGAACCTTTCCCAGCTTGAAGGCCTTCGCCGAACGCCTGCGTCAGGCCAATCCGCACCTCACCGAGGAACGCGCGCTTTTCCTGTCGAAACACCTCTCCAAGCGTACCGCGCGCGGCTTCACGATGGCCGCCGACCCCAAGCACAAGCTGCTCGAGCCCTATTGGCTGCCGCTCGAGGCGCATTACGCCTTCTGGGGCCAAATCCGGGCGCGCTGCCTGCTGGTCTCGGCCGAAAAGACCGAGATGGCGGTCCGCTTCGGAGGCGCGGATTTCTGGGCCGCGGTCCGGGAGCGGGAGGCGCGTTTTCCCTCCGGAACCGAGACCGCGCAGATCCCGGACTGCGGGCACATGGTCCACCACCATAGGCCCGAGGTCCTGGCCGAGATCGTTTCGAAATTTCTGAAGTAA
- a CDS encoding fumarylacetoacetate hydrolase family protein has translation MKLIRFERDEKVSFGILEGERVQALRGPPTEALHLEETLTLSEIRLLAPILPSKIVAVGLNYRAHAKELNLKPSDEPLLFLKPPSALNGPGSPILLPEMSQRVDYEGELAIVVGQRAKNLSEAEAPKAILGYSCFNDITARDLQFKDVQFTRAKAFDTFACLGPWIETELNPSDLKIETKVNGQVRQSSRTSDMIFSVPRVVSFISQVMTLEPGDVIITGTPAGVGPLENGDTVEVTIEGIGTLSNPVIHVE, from the coding sequence ATGAAGCTGATCCGATTCGAGCGCGACGAGAAAGTCTCCTTCGGCATCCTCGAAGGCGAGAGGGTCCAGGCCCTGCGCGGCCCTCCGACCGAGGCCCTGCACCTCGAGGAGACCCTGACGCTGAGCGAGATCCGCCTGCTGGCGCCGATCCTGCCCAGCAAAATCGTTGCGGTGGGGCTCAATTACCGGGCCCATGCCAAAGAGCTCAACCTCAAGCCCTCCGACGAGCCACTGCTCTTCCTCAAGCCGCCCAGCGCCCTGAACGGCCCGGGTTCCCCCATTCTCCTGCCCGAGATGTCCCAGCGGGTGGACTACGAGGGCGAGCTGGCGATCGTCGTCGGCCAGCGCGCGAAAAACTTGAGCGAGGCCGAGGCCCCCAAGGCGATCCTGGGCTACTCCTGCTTCAACGACATCACCGCCCGCGACCTGCAGTTCAAGGACGTGCAGTTCACCCGCGCCAAGGCCTTCGACACCTTCGCCTGCCTGGGCCCCTGGATCGAGACCGAGCTGAATCCCTCCGACCTGAAGATCGAGACCAAGGTCAACGGCCAGGTGCGGCAGAGCTCCCGCACCTCCGACATGATCTTTTCGGTGCCGCGGGTCGTCTCGTTCATCTCGCAGGTCATGACCCTCGAGCCCGGCGACGTCATCATCACCGGCACGCCCGCGGGCGTTGGGCCGCTGGAAAACGGCGACACGGTCGAGGTGACGATCGAGGGCATCGGCACCTTGAGCAATCCCGTCATCCACGTGGAATAG
- a CDS encoding 4-hydroxy-tetrahydrodipicolinate synthase, producing MFEGSGVALVTPFRDGKIDEKALIALIDEQIAAGTKVLVPCGTTGESATLSHEEHDQVIDITVAAAKGRAKVLAGAGSNSTAEAIRLTQHAKKSGADGTLHICPYYNRPTQEGLYRHFEAVARATDFPLVLYNIPGRTGVNMLPKTVARLAKIDGIVGIKEASGNLGQVSDIVEQCPPDFAVLSGEDALTFPMIALGAKGAISVTANVLPKLCAEMFAAAERGDFGRARQIHYELAAMNRVLFVETNPVPVKAALGLMKKISPEVRLPLAPLAKESLEELQRVLQSYRLL from the coding sequence ATGTTTGAAGGCTCCGGCGTCGCCCTGGTCACCCCCTTCCGCGACGGCAAAATCGACGAAAAAGCCCTCATCGCCCTGATCGACGAGCAGATCGCCGCCGGCACCAAGGTCCTGGTCCCCTGCGGGACGACGGGCGAGTCCGCCACCCTCAGCCACGAGGAACACGACCAGGTCATCGACATCACGGTCGCCGCCGCCAAGGGCCGCGCCAAGGTCCTGGCCGGCGCGGGTTCCAACTCCACGGCCGAGGCCATCCGCCTCACCCAACACGCCAAGAAGTCCGGCGCCGACGGCACCCTCCACATCTGCCCCTACTACAACCGCCCGACCCAGGAAGGCCTCTACCGGCACTTCGAGGCCGTCGCCCGAGCCACGGATTTTCCGCTGGTGCTCTACAACATCCCGGGCCGCACCGGGGTGAACATGCTCCCCAAGACGGTCGCGCGCTTGGCCAAGATCGACGGCATCGTCGGCATCAAAGAGGCCAGCGGCAACCTGGGGCAGGTCAGCGACATTGTCGAGCAGTGTCCGCCGGATTTCGCAGTGCTCTCGGGCGAGGACGCCCTCACCTTCCCCATGATCGCCCTCGGCGCCAAGGGCGCGATCTCGGTGACAGCCAACGTCCTGCCCAAGCTCTGCGCCGAGATGTTCGCGGCCGCCGAACGCGGCGACTTCGGCCGGGCCCGCCAAATCCACTACGAGCTGGCCGCAATGAACCGCGTCCTCTTCGTCGAGACCAACCCGGTGCCCGTCAAGGCGGCCTTGGGACTCATGAAGAAGATCTCACCGGAGGTCCGCCTGCCCCTGGCGCCCCTGGCCAAGGAAAGCCTGGAAGAGCTGCAAAGGGTCCTCCAATCCTATCGCCTGTTATGA
- a CDS encoding histidine phosphatase family protein: MKTRFGYLLLFFGLLVSSPALGKSGQTAVDTNALASASELTGVYYALRHGESVPSSQHRVCATMETGTDPKNGLTPKGREEVITSTTEWIKVNKKKIAGYIQQDKLVVVTSPYSRTKESAEIFVDVLEANFKGKLPKKYRKSGLDGIIVVENDLREREFGKFEGQGNSGKIYQQVWEQDRKNPKHTKWGVESAADVQARASRVIADLERQSQAAGGKMFVLVAHGDTLKILQTAFQKQSPAEHCNKESVVPIKTAEIREFTLTASPAQAAK, translated from the coding sequence ATGAAAACGCGCTTCGGCTATTTGCTGCTCTTCTTCGGGCTGCTGGTCAGTTCTCCGGCGCTCGGAAAATCCGGCCAAACGGCCGTCGACACCAACGCCCTCGCCTCAGCGAGCGAGCTGACGGGGGTTTACTACGCCCTGCGCCACGGCGAGAGCGTCCCCAGCTCCCAGCACCGCGTCTGCGCCACGATGGAGACCGGCACCGACCCCAAGAACGGCTTGACCCCCAAGGGTCGCGAAGAGGTCATCACCAGCACCACCGAGTGGATCAAGGTCAACAAGAAGAAGATCGCCGGTTATATTCAGCAGGACAAGTTGGTGGTCGTGACCTCGCCCTACAGCCGCACCAAGGAGAGCGCCGAGATCTTCGTCGACGTCCTCGAGGCGAATTTCAAGGGCAAGCTGCCCAAAAAGTACCGCAAATCCGGCCTGGACGGGATCATCGTCGTCGAGAACGACCTGCGCGAGCGCGAGTTCGGCAAGTTCGAGGGCCAGGGGAATAGCGGCAAGATCTACCAGCAGGTCTGGGAGCAGGACCGCAAGAACCCCAAGCACACCAAGTGGGGCGTGGAGAGCGCCGCCGACGTCCAGGCTCGCGCCAGCCGCGTGATCGCCGACTTGGAGAGGCAGTCCCAGGCCGCGGGCGGAAAGATGTTCGTCCTGGTGGCCCACGGGGACACCTTGAAGATCCTCCAGACCGCCTTTCAGAAGCAGAGCCCCGCCGAGCACTGCAACAAGGAGTCGGTGGTCCCGATCAAGACGGCGGAGATCCGGGAATTTACGCTGACGGCCTCGCCGGCCCAGGCGGCGAAGTAG
- a CDS encoding 4-hydroxy-tetrahydrodipicolinate reductase, with protein MTRIIVTGVAGRMGSRIADIVRQSGGLTLAGATESPGSFAVGTLLPEGHQVVDDLAKNIEHADVVIDFTSPKATLRHAEICAQHDKALVVGTTGFGPEEREKLLPLLKKIPSVFSSNMSIGMNVMFKTAARMATLLGEDYDIEIFEAHHRHKKDAPSGTALTLAEEIAAAVGRDLGKVARYERHGQIGARPPREIGIQTLRGGDIVGDHTVYFAGEGERLEITHRATSRDNFARGAVLAAKWVAAKSPGVYTMFDVLGLE; from the coding sequence ATGACTCGAATCATCGTCACGGGCGTCGCGGGCCGCATGGGCAGCCGCATCGCCGACATCGTCCGGCAAAGCGGCGGGCTCACCCTTGCGGGCGCCACCGAATCGCCGGGCTCCTTCGCCGTCGGCACCCTCCTGCCCGAGGGCCACCAGGTGGTCGACGACCTGGCCAAGAACATCGAGCACGCCGACGTCGTCATCGACTTCACCTCGCCCAAGGCCACCCTGCGCCACGCCGAGATCTGCGCGCAGCACGACAAGGCCCTGGTCGTGGGCACTACGGGCTTCGGTCCCGAAGAGCGCGAGAAGCTATTGCCGCTCTTGAAAAAGATTCCTTCCGTCTTCTCCTCCAACATGAGCATCGGGATGAACGTCATGTTCAAGACCGCCGCCCGGATGGCGACCCTGCTCGGCGAGGACTACGACATCGAGATCTTCGAGGCCCACCACCGTCATAAGAAAGACGCCCCCAGCGGCACGGCCCTGACGCTGGCCGAGGAGATCGCCGCCGCCGTCGGCCGCGATCTGGGCAAGGTCGCGCGCTACGAGCGGCACGGCCAGATCGGCGCCCGCCCCCCGCGCGAGATCGGCATCCAGACGCTGCGCGGCGGGGACATCGTGGGCGACCATACGGTTTATTTCGCCGGCGAGGGCGAGCGCCTCGAGATCACCCACCGCGCGACCAGCCGCGACAACTTCGCCCGCGGCGCGGTCTTGGCGGCGAAATGGGTCGCCGCCAAATCGCCCGGGGTCTACACGATGTTCGACGTATTGGGGTTGGAATGA
- a CDS encoding LL-diaminopimelate aminotransferase, producing MTRINDHYLKLKAGYLFPEIGRRVKAFQTANPKADIIRLGIGDVVLPLVPAVIEAMERAVRELGTAEGFRGYGPEQGYGFLIDAILEHDFRSRGVSLRASEIFVSDGSKCDTGNIQEIFSTQNVIAVTDPVYPVYVDTNVMAGRSGAFRESGHYDGIVYMPATAENGFAPDLPEARVDLIYLCSPNNPTGAVLNREQLKKWVDFAREREAVILFDAAYEAFITDPAIPHSIYEIPGAEEVAIEFRSFSKTAGFTGTRCAYTVVPEKLRCRDAEGNAVAVNPLWNRRHTTKFNGVSYPVQRGAEACYSPEGKRQIRGQIEYYLTNAALIREGLTAAGLQVYGGVNAPYLWLKTPGGMGSWEFFDKLLGEAHVVGTPGAGFGPSGEGYFRLSAFGLREKIQEAIVRIQTKLKK from the coding sequence ATGACCCGCATCAACGATCACTACCTGAAACTGAAGGCCGGCTACCTCTTTCCCGAGATCGGCCGCCGCGTGAAGGCCTTCCAAACGGCCAACCCCAAGGCCGACATCATCCGCCTGGGGATCGGCGACGTCGTCCTGCCCCTCGTCCCCGCGGTGATCGAGGCCATGGAGCGGGCGGTGCGCGAGCTCGGCACCGCCGAGGGCTTTCGCGGCTACGGGCCCGAGCAGGGCTACGGCTTTTTGATCGACGCCATCCTCGAGCACGACTTCAGGTCGCGGGGCGTCTCGCTTCGGGCGAGCGAGATTTTCGTCTCCGACGGTTCGAAGTGCGACACGGGCAACATCCAGGAGATATTTTCCACGCAGAACGTCATCGCCGTCACCGATCCGGTCTATCCGGTCTATGTCGACACCAACGTGATGGCGGGGCGCAGCGGGGCCTTCCGCGAGTCCGGACATTACGATGGCATCGTCTACATGCCGGCGACGGCCGAAAACGGCTTCGCCCCGGACCTGCCCGAGGCGCGGGTCGACCTGATCTATCTATGCTCGCCCAACAACCCCACCGGGGCCGTCCTGAACCGCGAGCAGCTGAAAAAGTGGGTCGACTTCGCCCGCGAGCGCGAGGCGGTGATCCTCTTCGACGCGGCCTACGAGGCCTTCATCACCGACCCGGCCATTCCCCATTCCATCTATGAGATCCCTGGGGCCGAGGAAGTGGCGATCGAATTTCGCAGCTTCTCCAAGACGGCCGGCTTTACCGGCACGCGCTGCGCTTATACCGTCGTTCCCGAAAAACTGCGTTGCCGCGACGCCGAAGGAAACGCCGTCGCGGTCAACCCGCTGTGGAACCGCCGCCATACGACCAAGTTCAACGGCGTCTCCTACCCGGTGCAGCGCGGCGCCGAGGCCTGTTACTCCCCCGAGGGAAAACGGCAGATCCGCGGCCAGATCGAATACTACCTGACCAACGCGGCCCTGATCCGCGAGGGCCTGACGGCGGCGGGGTTGCAGGTCTACGGCGGCGTCAATGCGCCCTACCTCTGGCTGAAGACCCCCGGCGGGATGGGATCCTGGGAATTTTTCGACAAGTTGCTCGGCGAGGCCCACGTGGTGGGCACGCCCGGGGCGGGCTTCGGCCCCTCCGGCGAGGGCTACTTCCGGCTGAGCGCCTTCGGATTGCGCGAGAAGATCCAGGAGGCGATCGTCCGGATTCAAACCAAACTCAAAAAGTAA